In Syntrophorhabdus sp., the sequence TCCAGGCTGCCTTGAAGATCACCGATAACAACATATCGAAGGCCGCCAGGCTCCTCGGCATGAACAGGAACACCCTGAGCAAGAAGCTCAGGGTGCCTTCTTCCGATACCTGATATAGATAGAGCGGCCTACTCCGCAACGTACCGTGCGATGAGGTCGCCCACTTCTTTCGTCCCCATTCCCATTTTACCTGCTTCCATCGACTTGAGATCCTCTCTGATCGCTTTCTGGACCGAGCTTTCGATGGCGAAGGACGCCTCGCCGAGGGACAGGAACTCCAGCATCATTCCCCCGGCCAGGATCGCGGCCATCGGGTTGATCACGTTCTTTCCCGTGTACTTCGGCGCCGATCCCCCTATGGGCTCGTACATGGACACACCCTCGGGGTTGATGTTGCCGCCGCAGGCGACACCCATGCCCCCCTGGATCATCGCCCCCAGGTCCGTGATTATGTCACCGAACATGTTGTCCGTCACGATCACGTCAAACCACTCCGGGTTCTTGACCATCCACATGCATGTCGCATCCACGTGGGCGTAGTCCGTCGTCACATCGGGGTACTCTTTCCCGACCTCGTAGAAGGCGCGCTCCCAGAGATTGAAAGCGAAAGTGAGCACATTCGTCTTCCCGCAGAGGGTCAGCTTCTTCTCCCGGTTCCTTTTCTTCGCGTATTCGAAGGCAAACCTCAGGCACCGCTCCACGCCCTTGCGCGTATTGATCGATTCCTGAACGGCCACCTCATCCTTCGTCCCTTTCTTCAGAACACCGCCGGAACCGGTGTAAAGCCCCTCCGTGTTTTCCCTGACAACAACGAAATCTATTTCCTTCGGTCCCTTGTCCTTCAAAGGCGTTTCAACACCCTCATACAGTTTCACCGGTCTCAGGTTGATGTACTGGTCCAGTTCGAAGCGGGTCCTCAGGAGGATTTCCTTTTCCAGGATGCCCGGCTTTACATCGGGATGGCCGATGGCCCCCAGGTAGAGCGCGTCGAACTGCTTCAATTCGCTCAATACACTGTCGGGCAAGGTCTCCCCCGTCCTCTTGTACCGCTCCCCGCCTATGTCGTAATATGTCAGTTTCAGGGAAAAACCGAACTTCTTCGATGCGGCCGTGAGAACCTTGACCCCCTCGGCTATGACCTCAGGACCCGTCCCGTCGCCCGGTATCACACCGATATTGAATTCCTTCGACATTGAAACCTCCTGCCTTCTTTGTATTTATAACGTCTGTCCCACCGTCAGGGCCTTCTTCCCGATATCCCTGCGGTAGTACATACCCTCAAAATCAATGAGGTTCACAGCCTCGTAGGCCTTACCAATAGCGTCTTCATAGGTCGACCCCAGCGCCGTCACACCGAGTACCCGGCCACCAGAGGTAAGATATTCCGAACCTGACTTCTTCGTGCCGGCGTGGAATACCACGACATCCTCCTTCCCTGCCAGCCTGTCGAGGCCCCTGATCACCTTGCCTTTCTCCGGCCTCTCCGGGTATCCCTTCGAGGCGAGGACGACGCACACACTCACCCCCTCTTTCCACCGTATCTCTCCTACATCCCTCAGTCTGCCCTCCACACAGGCGACGAGGACGGGCAGCAGGTCGCTCTCCATCTTGAAGATTATCGGCTGCGTCTCCGGATCACCAAAACGAGCATTGAATTCAATGACATAGGGCCTTCCACCCGAGAGCATCAATCCCCCGTAGAGGACCCCCTTGTAGGAGATACCCTTCTCGCGCATGGCCCCGATCGTCTTGAGCATGATCCCCTCGCGTATCTCACGCTCCAAACCGTCGTTGAGGAAGGGTATCGGCGTATACGCGCCCATACCACCTGTATTCGGCCCGAGGTCGTTGTCGAGAAGAGGCTTGTGGTCCTGCGAGGCAGGCATGGGAAGGATCGTGTTTCCGTCTGAAAAGGCGAGATAGGACGCCTCAACACCGGGCAGGAATTCCTCGATGACCACCTTTCTGCCGGCCTCTCCGTAGATACCGTTGACCATGAGTTCCCTGAGGACCGATTCCGCCTCCGCCGTATCCTTGATGACGTAAGCACCCTTCCCCGCACAGAGGCCGTCCGCCTTTATGACGAAGGGGGGCTTTTGCGCCCGTATATACCCGAGGGCGTTCTCGTGGTCGTCAAAGACCTCAAAGGGCGCGGTGGGTACCGAACTCGCCCTCATGAGCTCCTTCGAGAAGATCTTGCTCGCCTCGATGGCGGCGCCCCGCGCAACGGGACCGAATATGGGGATGCCCTTCGCCTCGAAGGCGTCAACGATACCCCCTGCAAGGGGGTTCTCGGGACCCACGACAACAAGATCGATCCTCATCCTCTTCGAGAATTCGAGAAGCCCGGCCGTATCGCCCACATTGATATCGTGGCATTCGGCTATGTCCGAGATGCCGCCGTTGCCGGGAATGCAGTACAGCTTGTCGACGCCCGTCGACGTGGAGAGCTTCCAGCACAGGGCATGCTCTCTCCCGCCTGATCCTATCACAAGAACGTTCACACCCAACCCCCGGATTCCGTTAGATTTTCGACAAATAATCGATAATGGCCCTATCATATGCGCTTGTCAGCGCGAAGACCTTCTTCGCCAGATAGAACCTCAGTTCCTCCGTCGTGGCGCCGTCATTCTGAGCCATGTTGTCCATAACCTTCGAATAGTCCTCGGGATCAACGACGACGGTGACATACTTGAAGTTCTTGGCGGCGGCACGGATCATCGAAGGACCCCCGATGTCTATGTTCTCGATGGCGTCCTCGAAGGTACACCCCTTGCTCACCACCTCGATGAAAGGATAGAGGTTGACAACGATCATGTCGATATGACTGATCCCATGGGTTCTCATCGCCTGCTGATGCTCCTCGTTGTCGCGGATGTTGAGGATTCCGCCATGAACCTTGGGATGCAGCGTCTTCACCCGGCCATCCATGATCTCCGGGAACCCCGTGTAAGCGCTGACCTCAAGGGGCTTGAGTCCGATCCCTTCCAGGTACTTCTTCGTGCCTCCCGTCGACAGTATCTCGACATCGTGCTTGTTCAGGAACAGCGCCAGGTCGGACAAACCCGCCTTGCTCGAAACGCTGACCACAGCACGTCTGATCTTCATAACAACCTCCTTCGCGCGATATATTCAAGAATATCCGGGTAAAGACAAGGGAAAAACTGCGTGTCTGCCGCTCTCTAAGCTGTAATAGTAAATGCTGGTTCACTCCTTTGTCAACATGATTTTAAAGGCGGGAAACAGGGACGGGGAACACGATAAAGCAGCTATGCGAGAACGTAGAAAAGATCGTCGCCCAGGACGTAGCTCCTAACGAGCCCCTCGTTCTCCATCGCTTTCAGCTTCGTTCTTACCTGAAAACGGGAAAGGCTCGTGATCCTCACCATGTCCTCGAGCGTCAGCGGCCGCCTCTTCAAAGTCTCAAGGATGATCTCCGTCCAATCCGCCTGGGCGGGCATCTCCGCGGTCTTCTCAAAAGAGCATATCACCTCGCAGCGGGAACCGAAAAGCTTGGATATCTCCTTAAGCTCTTCCTCTTCAAGCCTGCCCGCTGTCTCTTCACTCGGCGGTCGTGTGACGGTGTTGAGCTGGATTCTGTCAACACTCAGTCCAGAAACGATTTGCACCATCTTTTTCAACTCATCTGGATCATCGTTGACGTTTTTTATGAGCATTATCTCCAGCCAGATGGGCTTTGCGTAGCTCGAGTTGAACTCTTTGAGGCCATCGATGATCTTACCCATATCAAGGAGCGGATGGGGCCTGTTCACTCTCCGGAAAACCTCTTCAGTGGCGGCGTCGAGCGATGGCAGGACCAGATCCGCTTCCGCAAGGTCCGATCTGACACCCCTGTCGTACAGCAGAGATCCGTTGGTGATGACCGCTACGGGCGTGGCAACCTTCTTTTTGACCTCTCTGATCATCGTGCCCAGATCGGAGTTGAGCGTCGGCTCGCCGGAACCGGAAAAGGTGATCACATCCACGCGGGTGGAGGCAACCTTGCGCGCTACCTCGTCTGCTACCAACCGGGGATCACAAAAGCTTTTTCGTCCTATGCCCTTGTCCGTGGTCTTGCCGATCTGGCAGTAAATGCAGTCATAGGTGCAATACTTGGGTGGGATGATATCGACGCCGAGGGAGTACCCCAGCCTTCTCGAAGGGACCGGACCGAAGACATGCCGCATAATGCAAGATATTATACGATCCCATCGAAGATTTGAACAGAAATCCTGCCTGTCTTGGGTTGACTTTTTCACAAGAATGTAATAAAAAGAAACGCACGGGCGATTAGCTCAGATGGTTAGAGCGCTGGTCTCACATACCAGAGGTCGTTGGTTCGAATCCAATATCGCCCACCATTCGATATCCTGGGGGCAAAATGTCGGGACACAGCAAATGGAGTTCCATCAAGCACAAAAAAGGTGCGGCCGATGCCAAGCGCGGCAAGATCTTCACGAAGCTTATAAGGGAGATCACGACTGCGGCCCGCATAGGGGGTGCCGATCCCGAGTCAAACTCACGCTTGCGCGTCGCCGTTGACAACGCCAAATCCGAGAACATGCCCAAGGACAACATCGAACGCGCCATCAAGAAGGGCACAGGCGCGCTCGAGGGAGCCGAGGCTTACGAGGAATACAACTACGAAGGGTATGGCCCCGGCGGCGTCGCCATTCTCATCGAGGTCCTGACAGACAACAAGAAACGTACCACTGCCGAGGTGCGGCACATCCTCTCGCGGTTGAACGGTAACCTGGGTGAGGCGGGATGCGTTTCCTGGCTTTTCAGCAAGAAAGGCTTCATGTCCTTCGACAAGAAGGTCGTAGACGGCGACAGGATCATGGAGCTTGCCCTTGAAGCGGGCGCCGAAGATATTACGGATGACGAGAACGAGATCGAGGTCTACACGGGCATGTCCAGCTTTGAAAGCCTCAAGAAGGTCTTCGAGGAGAACAAGATCCCTTACATCGTGGCCGAGATCAGCATGATCCCCCAGAATTACGTCAAACTTGAGGGCAAGAACGCAGAAACCATGCTCAAACTCATGGATGCCCTTGAAGATTCAGATGATGTCCAAAAGGTTTACGCGAATTTCGATATAGATTCCGCTGAGATGGAACGACTCACATCGTAGCGCCCGGCGCGTCCGTCAGATCATGAAACCTTTATTCGTTTGACCTCACCGCTCTGGCCCGTCAATTCGATCTCTTTGCCGTTCAAATTCAGTTTCACCCCTCCCGCGTTGCCGATGAGAAGATCGAAATTGTCCTTCGCGTTCAAAACGATGATATCCTCGGGGTTGAGCATGAACTCCTTCTTCTCCGTCCCGTCGATCACAACGCTGACCCAGGTCCGCTCGTGACAGGTCACCATCAGTTTCTTGACCTCGACGAATTCCGGTAGTAGTGCCGCCTGCTCTCCCGGAGCTGTCCTGACGTTCACGGACGCCGGCTGAGCCACCTCTCTCGGCGTTGATTTGGAGGCGGAACGTTCTTTGTATAACTGGTTCAGAACAAAGAACGCTATTATGAGAACAAATATGAGGGGATAGAATATTGCCCGTTTTCCAACACGCCTGTGCTGGCTGACCGCTTCCTTGGTCGCGGGTACCTCGGGCATGACCGTTTCTTCAGCTGGCACGTCGAGACCCAGAAAATCATCCTTCAAATCAAGGAGGTGGGCGTATTCCTTGAGGTAACCTCTCACGTAAACCTCGTGAGGAAGAACACTCCAATCACCATTCTCAATCGCCTTCACAAGGGATTTGCGCAGGCATAGCGAGTCGGATATGTTGACGATCGTCAACCCCTTCTCTTCCCTTTTCTCCCGGAGAGTCTCACCAATTTTCTGAAGGTCTAATAACATTTTTATGTCCCTCAAAAGGTTTATCGTCCAAATCCGGTCTAACTAAAGAGATATCTGTCTCGCTGTTAGAGGGATTTGGATATAATATTGTATACTTTCCCATTCATATTTCAAGTATTTTTTTTAAGATATCAGAATAAACATGCCTTTTCTGTGAGATATGTCACAAAAATACCGGCCAAAAGGAAAACTCTCCAAAAAAAGGCGCCCCCGGTTGAATCGGGGGCGCCTTCCGTTCTGATCCCAATCAGGTTACTTCATCTCACTATGACTCTTCAGGTCCTGCCAATCGCGGTTGACCTGCTCCTGTATCCGGGTGATGAGGTCGTCCGTCAGATGGCGGAACCTGCCCTGACCCTTAATGTATTCACTGACCGGCCTCAGCGGTTCAGGGCTGTAGGTGATCCTGTATCTTCCATTCTCAACCTCGTACAGCGGGAAAATGCCCGTCCGGACGGCTAACCTTCCGTAATGAATTGCCTGGTCGGATGGTATTCTCCATCCCGTGGGGCAGACGGACAGCACATGAATGTACGCCGGCCCCTTCGCTGCCTTGGCTTTCTTGATCTTCGCCAGAAAATCGAAGGGATAAGAAGGACATGCCGTTGCCACGTACGGGATATTGTGGGCAACCGCTATCTTCGGCATGTTCTTCTTCTGGGTTGCCTGCCCGATACTCTTCTTCCCCGGCGGGCTCGTGGTCGTCATGGCACCAAAGGGGGTAGATGACGAACGCTGGATCCCGGTGTTCATGTATGCTTCGTTGTCGACGCAGATATAGGTGAAGTTGTGCCCTCTCTCCATTGCCCCGGAAAGCGCCTGGAGACCGATATCACTCGTCCCCCCGTCGCCCGCTATCGCCACGATACTGATATCTTTTCTGGCTATTTTCCCCTTATCCATCAGGATCCCTATGCCCGATTCGATCCCGGATGCCACCGCCGCGGTGTTCTCGAAAGCAACGTGGATCCAGGGCAATCGCCAGGATGTCGTCGGAAGAGGGGTCGAAATGATCTCCATGCACCCCGTCGCCATAGACACGATGGTATCCTTGCCGAAGACCTTGAGGCCCAGTCTCAAAGCAAGGATCTCAGCGCACCCCTGACAGGCCCTGTGTCCCGAGGTCGCGTATTCAAAGTCCGGACTATCCGTATATCTTTCAAGACTCTTCATTCTCATGATCTCACCCCTATCACACCGTAATTCTTGTTGTCTGCATGGGACACCTTTGCTGAGGACGCAACCAGTTCGTACGTTTCCATCAGCTCTTCGGGTTCCACATCCCTGCCGCCGAGACCAAGTATAAAGTTCTCCAGCTGTGCATTGAGCCCATGGGTAATGGCCAGACTGGCTATCTCGTTGAAGAGTGGACCGTTCGTTGCCCCGGCAGGCATCGCACGCTCCAGCACGACGATCTTTTTCTTATCCTTCAGAACATCGTAAAGCTCGGCAGCGGGAAAAGGTCTGAAAAGCCTGGGAGCAACAAGGCCAAGCTCCTTCCCCTCCTCCTTCAGGCTGTCTATCGCCGTCTTGATGTTCTCGTTTATGGATCCCAGCGCCATGAAAACGGTATCCGCCTTCTCGATGTTATATGTCTCCACTATACTGTATTTCCTGCCGAATTCCTTCGAGAATTGGTCCAGGACCTCACTGACCACCGCCTTCGAATTGCGAAGTGCCATTTCCTGCGCGTACTTCGCTTCGGTGTAAAGCTCGGGCATACCATAGGCGCCCATCGTGATGGGTTTGTCCGGGTGGAGAGTGTACAAAGGTTCATAGGGAGGCAGGAAACGGTCCACATCCTCCTGCGCGGGGAACTCTATGGGTTCTATAACATGGCTCAAAGAGAACCCGTCCAGATTCACCATGACCGGCAAAAGCACGCGTCTGTCCTCGGCGATCTTGAAGGCCAGAATGATCGAGTCGACAACCTCCTGTCCGTTCTCGCAAAAGAGCATGATCCATCCCGTGTCCCTGGCCGCCATGATGTCGGAGTGATCTCCCCAGATGGACAGGGGCGATGACAGTGCCCGGTTGACTGCGGCCATGACGATCGGAAATCTCATGGCCGAGGCTATGAAAAGGATCTCATGCATGAGTTCCATGCCCTGTGCGCTTGTCGACGTGAATGTCCGGGCGCCCGTAGCGCTCGCCCCAACACATGCCGACATGGCCGAATGCTCCGACTCGACATTTACATAAGCCGCGTCGAGCTCACCGTTCGCTACGATCTCGGAAAGATGCTCGACTATGTGGGTTTGAGGTGTTATGGGATAGGCCGCGATCACCTCGACACGTGCGAGCTTGGCGGCGTCCGCTGCCGCTATGGACACTTCGATACCTTTCTTCGTGCTCATCGTTCCTCCTCGACCATCGTTATCGCGCCTGGTTTGCACTCTCTGGCACAGATACCGCATCCCTTGCAATAATCAAGGTCCGCCTCGTAAAAACCATCCTCTCTCTGGCGGATGGCGGCATCGGGGCAGAAAAGCCAGCAGAGACCGCACTTCGTACATTTTTCCCAGTTCCAGACCGGTTTGGAAGAACGCCAATCACCGGTTTTGTACTCCATCGCATTTCCAACATCTTCGATAACACAGCCTACCGTTAATTCATGCCATTTGTATTGATCCATAGGTTTAGCCATAGATCCCCCTTCTATTAGAGAATAAAGACCACTGATGATTTGCTTCGAATGTGGGTCTATATGTGAAACATTGAACAATGTGGCTCATACAAACTCTATGATATTAAAAGTCGTAGATGATAGCACATTTCTATCCCCCAATCAATACCATGTTTTATGTGGGATAATGTGAAAATCCGTACATGACAGCGCCTCTAACACTCTGTCCTGAAACCATAATTAATATTGACAAACAGCTTGGGGATATTGGAATCTATATATCATCGAAAACCATTTGGGGGTATTCACATGCCAATCTATATCATGATCAGCACGTTAACCGATGAGGGACGCAAGACTATCAAAAAACATCCTGAGAGGATCGAAGAGGTCAACAGGGAGATCGAGAGCATGGGCGCAAAGGTCCTCGCCCAGTACGCCATTCTCGGCCAGTATGACTTCCTGAACATCCTCGAGGCCCCCAACAATGAAGCGATAGCGAAGGTCTCGATAGAGCTCGGGTCCCGGGGCACTATCCAGATCATAACCCTTCCTGCCATCCCCGTGGAGGATTTCATCGCGAGAATGGCCTGATACCGGCTGTCCCGGCGGCGGGTCGGCACGCAATACTGCGCGGAAGGATCTTATCGATTGACAATCGTTCAGGAATGATCTTACATTAGAACCGTGAAAACTATCACCTACAAAGATTCGGGCGTTGACATCGCAAGGGCTGACCGTCTCATCGACAGCCTGAAGGGGCGTATCCGGTCAACCCACAATGCGAGCGTTCTCAACATGATCGGCGGTTTCGCCGCCCTCACCGAGATTCCGGGTTCATACAGAAACCCCGTTCTCGTCAGCTCGACGGACGGAGTGGGAACGAAGCTGAAGATCGCCTTCATGGCCGGCAAACATGACACCGTGGGTATCGACCTTGTCGGCATGAGCGTGAACGACATTCTCACCCTCGGCGCCAAACCCCTCTTTTTTCTTGATTACTATGCCTGCGGACGAATAGACGAGAACGTTTATCCCTTCGTTGTCGGCGGCGTCTGCGATGGGTGCCTTGAAGCCGATTGCGCTCTCGTCGGTGGCGAGACTGCTGAAATGCCCTCTTTCTACAAAGACGACGAATACGACCTTGCAGGCTTTGCTGTGGGCATTGTGGAGAAAGACGCCATCATCGACGGCTCCACAATAGCTGTCGGAGACGCCGTCATCGGCCTTCGCTCCAACGGCTTGCACAGCAACGGCTACTCCCTGGTTAGAAAGCTCTTCTTCGACGTTAAGAACTACCGCATTGACGAAGAGGTGCCTGGAATTCCGGGAAAGCTCTACGAAGAGCTCTTGAAGCCTACCAGGATCTATGTCAAACCCGTGTTGAACGTCATCAGCAGATATGTCGTAAAAGGCATGGCCCACATCACCGGAGGTGGTCTTCCCGGCAACATATCACGCATCATCCCCGACGGTATGGCGACAACCCTTCGCCTCGACCCCGGGACGGTCCCACCCGTCTTCCGGGCCCTCATGGAGGCAGGCAACCTCGACATGAACGAAGCCTGTTCCACCTTCAACATGGGCACGGGTTTCGTCCTCATCGTCAACGATGATGACGCGGATAAGGTCATCGCATCCCTTGACAACGCCGGCGAGACGGCCATAAGAATGGGAACCATCGAAAAGGCCACCGGCGAGGTCAAAGTGACGATACTCGCCTGACCAACTGGTCATCGTCTTCCTTGTTGATCATCGTACTTCGTAATTTGATCATTGTCTTTTCAGAGGACACTCTTCACACCGGGGCACCTTCAGACAATGGCTCTGACAGAGCGCCACGATGAGCGCGTGATACTCATTGAACAGATAGGTGTCCAACGGCAGATTGTTCATGAAGAACGCCTGCATGTCCCCGTATGTGTAAGGGCCGTCGTAGAGCTCGTGGCTGGCAAGGAAACGCTTTGTGTAGGCATCGATGACAAAAACGGGTTTGTCGAGCGCATAAAGGAGGATGCTGTCGGCCGTCTCTTCTCCTATCCCCTTGATCCCAAGCAGCTTCTCACGTAGATCAGCTGCCCCGTTATTCCTTAAGTGTTCAATAGATGCTCCATATTCATCATGTATCACATTAACTACATTCTTCAAGCGCTTTGCTTTAAGATTGTAATATCCCGATGATCGTATGCACCGGGCCAGGACCGCATCCTCCACCTCATAGAGCCTGTCAACGTCCATGAGCCCCGCGGATTTAAGGCTGAGTATTGCCTTCTCGACATTCTTCCAGGACGTGTTCTGGGTGAGGACGGCGCCGACGATCACCTCGAGTGCCGTTTCCCCGGGCCACCAATATCTTTCCCCGAATGTCTCAAGGAGGATGTTGAAGATCTTAAGAAGTCTTTGCCGCATCTTCCACAACGAATGAGGTCATCTGCAGAACGGCCAGCGTCTCCAAGTCACCGTTGGTCACGGTGATGTCTATCCTGTCCACCTTCTTCCGGGAGTGGACGAGCCGGGCCTCCGCGTATATCGTCTGCCCTTCCCTCGCGCTCTTCTTGAAGCGCGCTGTCGATTCCACGAGCAGCGCCTTATAGTCCATGCTGTTCCCGCACGCCCCACCCACGTGGTCCGCGAAGGCGAAGAGGATCCCCCCGTGAATACCGCCGAACACGTTGAGGTGGTCCTTCCTGATGGTCATCCTGCCCCGGGCGATGCCCTCCCCCACATCGAGGACCTCTATGCCGAGGAGGCGTCCCACGCTGCATTCATTGAATTTCCTTCGGATTTCGTCACATTTGGCCATGCCACACCCAAACCCCCTATACCTTATCACAATTGCCCCAAATGGTGGAACCAAAAGATACCTTTGATTTTTGCCGGCGCTTCGTGTTAAAGAGAGTCATATACTCGTTACGGTTCAGCTTTCAAGGGAAGTGAAGTGAGAAGCTTCCACTGTCCCGCAACTGTGATGGGATCGAAGCAGCGCACGGCTTGATGCCGGCCACTGTTCCACTGAAATAAGGAACGGGAAGGCGCGCTGGCTAGCACCTCCCTCAGTCAGGAAACCTTGGGTTGAACTCTTCGGGAAATTATCCTTACGAGGCATAAGGAGGTTCTCTCATGAAACAGGTGTTCACCCTCTTGGCTGTTTTCCTTGTTCTTACCTGTCCCTTCCGCAGTGGTGCACAGGACATTCACCAGCT encodes:
- a CDS encoding 3-isopropylmalate dehydrogenase — its product is MSKEFNIGVIPGDGTGPEVIAEGVKVLTAASKKFGFSLKLTYYDIGGERYKRTGETLPDSVLSELKQFDALYLGAIGHPDVKPGILEKEILLRTRFELDQYINLRPVKLYEGVETPLKDKGPKEIDFVVVRENTEGLYTGSGGVLKKGTKDEVAVQESINTRKGVERCLRFAFEYAKKRNREKKLTLCGKTNVLTFAFNLWERAFYEVGKEYPDVTTDYAHVDATCMWMVKNPEWFDVIVTDNMFGDIITDLGAMIQGGMGVACGGNINPEGVSMYEPIGGSAPKYTGKNVINPMAAILAGGMMLEFLSLGEASFAIESSVQKAIREDLKSMEAGKMGMGTKEVGDLIARYVAE
- the purD gene encoding phosphoribosylamine--glycine ligase; the encoded protein is MNVLVIGSGGREHALCWKLSTSTGVDKLYCIPGNGGISDIAECHDINVGDTAGLLEFSKRMRIDLVVVGPENPLAGGIVDAFEAKGIPIFGPVARGAAIEASKIFSKELMRASSVPTAPFEVFDDHENALGYIRAQKPPFVIKADGLCAGKGAYVIKDTAEAESVLRELMVNGIYGEAGRKVVIEEFLPGVEASYLAFSDGNTILPMPASQDHKPLLDNDLGPNTGGMGAYTPIPFLNDGLEREIREGIMLKTIGAMREKGISYKGVLYGGLMLSGGRPYVIEFNARFGDPETQPIIFKMESDLLPVLVACVEGRLRDVGEIRWKEGVSVCVVLASKGYPERPEKGKVIRGLDRLAGKEDVVVFHAGTKKSGSEYLTSGGRVLGVTALGSTYEDAIGKAYEAVNLIDFEGMYYRRDIGKKALTVGQTL
- a CDS encoding IMP cyclohydrolase, producing the protein MKIRRAVVSVSSKAGLSDLALFLNKHDVEILSTGGTKKYLEGIGLKPLEVSAYTGFPEIMDGRVKTLHPKVHGGILNIRDNEEHQQAMRTHGISHIDMIVVNLYPFIEVVSKGCTFEDAIENIDIGGPSMIRAAAKNFKYVTVVVDPEDYSKVMDNMAQNDGATTEELRFYLAKKVFALTSAYDRAIIDYLSKI
- a CDS encoding radical SAM protein, with protein sequence MRHVFGPVPSRRLGYSLGVDIIPPKYCTYDCIYCQIGKTTDKGIGRKSFCDPRLVADEVARKVASTRVDVITFSGSGEPTLNSDLGTMIREVKKKVATPVAVITNGSLLYDRGVRSDLAEADLVLPSLDAATEEVFRRVNRPHPLLDMGKIIDGLKEFNSSYAKPIWLEIMLIKNVNDDPDELKKMVQIVSGLSVDRIQLNTVTRPPSEETAGRLEEEELKEISKLFGSRCEVICSFEKTAEMPAQADWTEIILETLKRRPLTLEDMVRITSLSRFQVRTKLKAMENEGLVRSYVLGDDLFYVLA
- a CDS encoding YebC/PmpR family DNA-binding transcriptional regulator, with the protein product MSGHSKWSSIKHKKGAADAKRGKIFTKLIREITTAARIGGADPESNSRLRVAVDNAKSENMPKDNIERAIKKGTGALEGAEAYEEYNYEGYGPGGVAILIEVLTDNKKRTTAEVRHILSRLNGNLGEAGCVSWLFSKKGFMSFDKKVVDGDRIMELALEAGAEDITDDENEIEVYTGMSSFESLKKVFEENKIPYIVAEISMIPQNYVKLEGKNAETMLKLMDALEDSDDVQKVYANFDIDSAEMERLTS
- a CDS encoding helix-turn-helix domain-containing protein, giving the protein MLLDLQKIGETLREKREEKGLTIVNISDSLCLRKSLVKAIENGDWSVLPHEVYVRGYLKEYAHLLDLKDDFLGLDVPAEETVMPEVPATKEAVSQHRRVGKRAIFYPLIFVLIIAFFVLNQLYKERSASKSTPREVAQPASVNVRTAPGEQAALLPEFVEVKKLMVTCHERTWVSVVIDGTEKKEFMLNPEDIIVLNAKDNFDLLIGNAGGVKLNLNGKEIELTGQSGEVKRIKVS
- a CDS encoding pyruvate synthase subunit beta, translating into MRMKSLERYTDSPDFEYATSGHRACQGCAEILALRLGLKVFGKDTIVSMATGCMEIISTPLPTTSWRLPWIHVAFENTAAVASGIESGIGILMDKGKIARKDISIVAIAGDGGTSDIGLQALSGAMERGHNFTYICVDNEAYMNTGIQRSSSTPFGAMTTTSPPGKKSIGQATQKKNMPKIAVAHNIPYVATACPSYPFDFLAKIKKAKAAKGPAYIHVLSVCPTGWRIPSDQAIHYGRLAVRTGIFPLYEVENGRYRITYSPEPLRPVSEYIKGQGRFRHLTDDLITRIQEQVNRDWQDLKSHSEMK
- the porA gene encoding pyruvate ferredoxin oxidoreductase, giving the protein MSTKKGIEVSIAAADAAKLARVEVIAAYPITPQTHIVEHLSEIVANGELDAAYVNVESEHSAMSACVGASATGARTFTSTSAQGMELMHEILFIASAMRFPIVMAAVNRALSSPLSIWGDHSDIMAARDTGWIMLFCENGQEVVDSIILAFKIAEDRRVLLPVMVNLDGFSLSHVIEPIEFPAQEDVDRFLPPYEPLYTLHPDKPITMGAYGMPELYTEAKYAQEMALRNSKAVVSEVLDQFSKEFGRKYSIVETYNIEKADTVFMALGSINENIKTAIDSLKEEGKELGLVAPRLFRPFPAAELYDVLKDKKKIVVLERAMPAGATNGPLFNEIASLAITHGLNAQLENFILGLGGRDVEPEELMETYELVASSAKVSHADNKNYGVIGVRS
- a CDS encoding 4Fe-4S binding protein; protein product: MAKPMDQYKWHELTVGCVIEDVGNAMEYKTGDWRSSKPVWNWEKCTKCGLCWLFCPDAAIRQREDGFYEADLDYCKGCGICARECKPGAITMVEEER
- a CDS encoding GYD domain-containing protein, translating into MPIYIMISTLTDEGRKTIKKHPERIEEVNREIESMGAKVLAQYAILGQYDFLNILEAPNNEAIAKVSIELGSRGTIQIITLPAIPVEDFIARMA
- a CDS encoding phosphoribosylformylglycinamidine cyclo-ligase; translated protein: MTYKDSGVDIARADRLIDSLKGRIRSTHNASVLNMIGGFAALTEIPGSYRNPVLVSSTDGVGTKLKIAFMAGKHDTVGIDLVGMSVNDILTLGAKPLFFLDYYACGRIDENVYPFVVGGVCDGCLEADCALVGGETAEMPSFYKDDEYDLAGFAVGIVEKDAIIDGSTIAVGDAVIGLRSNGLHSNGYSLVRKLFFDVKNYRIDEEVPGIPGKLYEELLKPTRIYVKPVLNVISRYVVKGMAHITGGGLPGNISRIIPDGMATTLRLDPGTVPPVFRALMEAGNLDMNEACSTFNMGTGFVLIVNDDDADKVIASLDNAGETAIRMGTIEKATGEVKVTILA
- a CDS encoding PaaI family thioesterase, producing MAKCDEIRRKFNECSVGRLLGIEVLDVGEGIARGRMTIRKDHLNVFGGIHGGILFAFADHVGGACGNSMDYKALLVESTARFKKSAREGQTIYAEARLVHSRKKVDRIDITVTNGDLETLAVLQMTSFVVEDAAKTS